In a single window of the Terriglobus roseus genome:
- a CDS encoding M1 family metallopeptidase, whose product MPHPCAVRRALFAAAAFALSATFAIAQPPAGQPRRPQLPDTGGRSATYDPLKTFAPFTMPDGANSYRSGNGAPGPAFWANQADYEMHASIDAATQTLTNDEVITYTNNSPDTLNSLWLQVEQNTYRTDSRARSFAGGSRRPGADQSSEGTIFELMELMGSGKNAKAEKATYVLSDTRARIDLPAGLPHGAQIKVHIKYHYKVPGPWGGRTSVGKSKDGYEIYDIAQWYPRMCVYDDIRGWDTQPFLGNEFYTEFGNYDNYITVPANMLVAGSGVLVNEKDVLTKAEIDRLAQARTSDKTVMIRTVAEIKDPASRPKQDGTLTWHYHMDHTRDAVFSASAGFVWDGAKINLPGGKTALSLSFYPAESAGEEGWGRTTEYAKDTIENMSHDWYSYPWPVMTNVAGFSSGMEYPAMVFDGINSKNKGLFVVTAHEVGHTWFPMIVQSNERRDAWMDEGFNTFIDIYESDQFQKGIWGPKRDGEYAPGGGYPADEIAKVIADPEAPVMLSRADAIREKYRHPITYFKSAEGLYILREEIMGHEVFDRAFRKYIKDWAFKHPTPSDFFRAMASEGGEDLDYFWRGWYANNWTMDMAAKNLKWVDAADTSKGSVVTIVQNGQLVIPTWVEVKFEDGTSMKTKLPAETWMQKATYDMAITSPKKVASVVIDPDHRVPDTDRSNNETRQ is encoded by the coding sequence ATGCCACACCCGTGTGCCGTGCGCCGCGCGCTTTTCGCCGCTGCCGCCTTTGCTCTTTCTGCAACTTTTGCAATCGCACAGCCCCCTGCTGGGCAGCCGCGCCGTCCCCAGCTTCCGGATACCGGCGGACGTTCCGCCACTTACGATCCGCTCAAAACCTTTGCGCCCTTCACCATGCCGGACGGAGCCAATAGCTACCGCAGCGGCAACGGCGCTCCTGGCCCCGCCTTCTGGGCCAACCAGGCGGACTACGAGATGCACGCGTCCATCGACGCGGCAACGCAGACGCTGACCAACGATGAGGTCATCACGTATACCAACAACAGCCCGGACACGCTGAACAGTCTCTGGCTGCAGGTGGAACAGAACACCTACCGTACGGACAGCCGCGCACGTTCCTTCGCAGGTGGCAGTCGTCGTCCCGGTGCGGACCAGTCCTCGGAAGGCACGATCTTCGAGTTAATGGAATTGATGGGATCCGGGAAGAACGCAAAGGCAGAGAAGGCCACGTACGTCCTCAGTGACACACGAGCCAGGATCGATCTGCCCGCAGGTCTGCCGCATGGCGCCCAGATTAAGGTCCACATCAAGTATCACTACAAGGTTCCGGGGCCATGGGGAGGCCGCACTTCCGTCGGCAAGTCCAAGGATGGCTACGAGATCTACGACATCGCCCAGTGGTACCCGCGTATGTGCGTCTATGACGACATCCGCGGATGGGACACGCAGCCGTTCCTGGGCAACGAGTTTTACACAGAGTTTGGCAATTACGACAACTACATCACGGTGCCGGCGAACATGCTCGTGGCTGGCTCCGGTGTCCTGGTCAACGAGAAGGATGTCCTGACCAAGGCCGAGATCGATCGCCTGGCACAGGCTCGTACCAGCGATAAGACCGTCATGATTCGCACCGTTGCAGAGATCAAGGACCCGGCAAGCCGTCCGAAGCAGGACGGCACACTAACGTGGCACTACCACATGGACCACACGCGCGATGCCGTCTTCTCGGCTTCGGCGGGGTTCGTCTGGGACGGTGCAAAGATCAATCTGCCCGGTGGCAAGACGGCTCTCTCCCTCAGCTTCTATCCGGCAGAGTCCGCAGGCGAGGAAGGCTGGGGCCGCACCACCGAGTACGCCAAGGACACCATCGAGAACATGTCGCATGACTGGTACAGCTACCCCTGGCCCGTCATGACGAATGTCGCCGGCTTCTCGTCTGGCATGGAGTACCCGGCGATGGTCTTTGACGGGATCAACTCGAAGAACAAGGGCCTGTTCGTCGTCACGGCGCACGAAGTCGGACACACGTGGTTCCCCATGATCGTGCAGTCGAACGAGCGTCGCGATGCGTGGATGGACGAGGGCTTCAATACCTTCATCGACATCTACGAGAGCGATCAATTCCAGAAGGGTATCTGGGGACCGAAGCGTGACGGCGAGTACGCACCGGGCGGCGGCTATCCTGCCGACGAGATCGCAAAGGTCATCGCCGACCCCGAAGCGCCGGTCATGCTGAGCCGCGCAGACGCCATCCGCGAGAAGTACCGCCACCCCATCACCTACTTCAAGTCCGCAGAGGGACTGTACATTCTGCGGGAGGAGATTATGGGCCACGAGGTTTTCGACCGCGCCTTCCGCAAGTACATCAAGGACTGGGCCTTCAAGCACCCCACGCCCAGCGACTTCTTCCGTGCCATGGCAAGCGAAGGCGGGGAAGACCTGGATTACTTCTGGCGCGGTTGGTACGCCAACAACTGGACAATGGACATGGCAGCCAAGAACCTGAAGTGGGTTGACGCAGCCGATACATCCAAGGGTTCGGTCGTGACCATTGTGCAGAACGGCCAGCTCGTCATCCCGACATGGGTTGAGGTGAAGTTCGAAGACGGTACATCGATGAAGACCAAGCTGCCTGCTGAAACGTGGATGCAGAAGGCGACTTATGACATGGCCATTACGTCGCCAAAGAAGGTCGCATCCGTCGTCATCGACCCTGATCACCGCGTTCCCGACACGGACCGGAGCAACAATGAAACAAGGCAGTAA
- a CDS encoding MBL fold metallo-hydrolase produces the protein MRITRVGEHGLQLTRLGFVNCYLVREDAGYTLIDASLKGSADEILKATGTMPIKRILLTHPHVDHVGSVDALIAKMPDVPLGGSERIVPLLHQPPDKSLRPGETGPARGGLPGIASKLSFFVEDGDRVGSLLAISTPGHIHGHLAFLDERDGTLYAGDELATIGGLRITGWAPWWFPMKAFSDRATAKQTAVKLLNYDVRRYACGHGSVVEGDLAVLQQAIAEANL, from the coding sequence ATGAGGATCACACGCGTCGGCGAACACGGCCTGCAACTCACCCGTCTTGGCTTCGTCAACTGCTACCTGGTCCGTGAGGACGCTGGCTACACGCTCATTGATGCGAGCCTGAAAGGCTCGGCGGATGAGATCCTCAAGGCCACAGGCACTATGCCCATCAAGCGCATCCTGCTGACGCATCCGCACGTCGATCATGTGGGCAGCGTCGATGCGCTGATCGCAAAGATGCCGGACGTTCCGCTGGGGGGCAGTGAGAGGATCGTCCCATTGCTGCACCAACCGCCGGACAAGTCTCTGCGTCCGGGAGAGACGGGTCCTGCGCGCGGTGGTCTGCCGGGTATCGCATCGAAGCTAAGCTTCTTCGTGGAAGATGGAGACCGGGTGGGTTCTTTGCTGGCGATCAGCACGCCCGGCCATATCCATGGGCACTTGGCTTTTCTGGACGAGCGTGACGGCACACTCTATGCCGGTGATGAACTCGCGACCATCGGCGGGCTACGCATCACCGGATGGGCACCTTGGTGGTTCCCGATGAAGGCCTTCTCAGACCGGGCCACGGCAAAGCAGACCGCAGTCAAGCTTCTCAACTACGACGTTCGACGCTACGCCTGCGGACATGGCTCGGTGGTCGAAGGCGATCTCGCGGTGCTGCAGCAGGCGATCGCCGAGGCGAACCTTTAG
- a CDS encoding cupin domain-containing protein, whose product MLSAPSLMLAQSTPTTSDVRTVSAGADILGEAHSLGFSKIFFKATAAETDGGMFVMEHNNLAKGGPFRHVHPAQDEWLYAMEGEFRVEIGTQKFTLHPGDSILMPRKIPHVWAQTGDSPGKLLIAFTPAGNMEAFFREFGKTGKLPTDASVLSQYGLERLGPPLSI is encoded by the coding sequence ATGCTTTCTGCACCATCGCTCATGCTGGCGCAGTCCACACCGACAACGAGCGATGTGCGTACCGTTTCGGCGGGCGCAGACATCCTGGGCGAAGCCCATTCCCTGGGCTTCAGCAAGATCTTCTTCAAGGCGACCGCCGCGGAGACTGACGGCGGCATGTTCGTGATGGAGCACAACAACCTTGCCAAGGGCGGACCCTTCCGGCATGTGCATCCGGCTCAGGATGAATGGCTGTATGCGATGGAAGGGGAATTCCGCGTCGAGATCGGGACGCAGAAGTTCACGTTGCATCCTGGCGACTCGATCCTGATGCCGCGCAAGATTCCCCACGTCTGGGCCCAGACCGGTGACTCGCCCGGCAAGCTGCTGATTGCCTTTACGCCAGCCGGAAACATGGAGGCCTTCTTCCGCGAGTTCGGGAAAACCGGCAAACTCCCTACCGATGCATCCGTGCTGAGCCAGTATGGCCTGGAGCGACTAGGCCCGCCACTCAGCATCTAG